Within the Elusimicrobiota bacterium genome, the region CTCGGCCTATTTCAAGGGTTCGGCTCTAACCTATTCGAACACGGCCAAAACGCGCCTGCTTAAAGTGCGCCCTGAAACCTTGAAAAAACACGGCGCGGTATCGGAACCCTGCGCGAGGGAAATGGCTCTGGGGGCAAAAAAACTTTTTTCATCCGATTACGCCGTGGCCGTAACCGGTACAGCCGGCCCCGCAGGAGGCACTCAGCAAAAACCCGTCGGCACGGTGTGTTTCGCTCTGGCAGGACCGGAGAAAACCACGACTTTTACCAAACATTTTCTAGGCGCCAGAACATTTATCAAAAGGTGCGCGGCGAATTTTGCTTTGGATGAACTGCGAAAAATAATAGAATGAATAAGCAACAACGCCTTAGGCCATATGCCATAGGCCATAAGTTATAAGGAAACTCCTAAAAGAGCATATGGCATACGGCTTAAAGCCTATGGCCGCTGATAGCGGGCGCGGCGACCTTACGGAGACAACCATGAAAAATGTAAAACTTTTCAGCTTTCTGATCCTGGCGGCTGCGGTGGCCGGTTTTGCCTGCAAAAAAAAAGAGGCTCCGGCCCCGGATGCGCAAAAAAGCCCGGAAGCCGCGATAACAGCCACCGTTAAGGCCGACAAAATTGATCCCGGCTACATCAGGAAAGCCCATTATTTCAAGCTCCCCGCCGCCAATGGCGGCGAGATAGATCTGGCCGCCTATGCGGGCAAAACGGTTATGGTGATGTTTTTCACTGAAAGCTGCCCGTATTGCAGAAAGGCCGCGCCGTTCCTTGAAAAGGTATATAAAACTTATTCCTCCAAGGGCCTGAACATAATCGGCATCTGCATACAGGAAAACGCGGACGCCCCGAAAGCCTTCGCGCATGACCTTGGGTTAACTTTCCCGCTTGCCTACAAGGGCGGTCCTATTTATAGAAAATACGAGGCGCAGGGCGTGCCTTTCATTTATCTGCTTGACAAGAGCCACGAAGTTTACGAGGTTTGGCAGGGCTATTCTCCGGAGTATGATGCCGAAATAATCAAGAATGTGGAAAGAGCCTTAAAGTAGGGGATAGGGGCTAGCGTAGAGGGGTTTAGGGAAGGAGTTCCTTAATCTTCTACCCTAACCCCTCGCCCCTGACCCCTGTCACTTATGACCATACAAAAAGGCAGTATCCTTATCTACCGCGTCTTTGACGTTGGCGGCGAGATCTTACTTTCGGAAGCGGAAAAAATACTCAGCCAAAGCTCCCCCGGCTTCCGTCTCAAACTTGCCACCGACACCCGCAAAGCCATAATAATAAAAGACTCCCCGCTTAACGCGGACCTGGGCGAAGACACTCTTAAACTTCCAAGGGGAGAGTTTAAGGTAAAGGCGCGGGCCCGCCTGTGGAACTACGGGGTCATTTCCATTACAATGGAACTTGACATACCGCCCGGCTGCGACTGGGAGGGGCTGGTTAAACTTGCGGCCGCCATTGAAAGCTCGGAAACCACGGAAGAAACGGCGAAACGGCACAAGGACGACATCAAAAAAAAGATCCTGCCGGCCATAAAAAATCCGGCCGAATGGGATGTGTTTGAAGACTACATCACCTATATAATCGAAAAAGCCGACGGCGCGGGGGAACCGCGGGAATTTATAAAAAAAGTGGATGTGGCCTCGCTCATTATGGCGGAAGACAAAGAATTTTTAAGCGAAGAGTCAGAAGCCTTCATTACCGAGAACGCCATGCAATACGCCAAAACAGACCTGGCGGTAATCGACTGGAACTCCGCCCTCCTTATAGAACCCGACGGCCAGCGGGATGTGGCCGACGTGATCGAATTTTCTCTTACGCATTTGCTTGAATTCCGTTACTACGACGAAATGCTCAACCGCAAACTGGACGAACTCTACGACACTATAGAGGAAAAACGCGAAAACGTAGTGAATATTTTCCGCAATCAGTACGCCGATATCGCCGAAGATTCCAGCCGCAAATACATGGAGTTTTCCGAATTTTTGGGCAGGGTTGAAAATTCGCTGAAAACCGTGGGCGACCCATACCTGGCTATTATTTTCAGAGCTTCGGCACATGAATTCCACTTTGACGACTGGCGCAAAAGCATCTCGCGCAAGATGGAAACACTGGCGCAGATAACGCAGATTTTGCAGGGCGAGGTAAACACAAAACGCAGCCACTGGCTGGAAATAATCGTGATAGCGCTCATCGCGCTGGAGCTGGTCCCGCTGTTTTTGAGCCTTTGGCACTACCTGCATTAGGGAAGAATAGAAGTCAGAATCCAGTAGCCAGAATTCAGAATAGCCTATGAAGAGGTCTCCGACAACTTACAGACGTCTTCATTCTGACTTCTGAATTCTGTCTTCTGTCTACTTACGCAGCATCCTCAACAATACAGATACTCCGCCACCAGTTTTTTGATTTCCTCTTCTTTGCCGTAAAGCCGCTCGCTCAGGTTGCGGTCGTCGTAGCCTTTCAGACCCTTTATCACGCCGTCTATCACAGCGGGGGGGAAAACCCCCAGGGCTTCGTAGGTCTGCCTGTCTTTTTCCAATTCCTGTGCGGATTCGCGGCAGGAGGCGGGAAGTTTCGGGAACCGTTCATGAAGATTTTTATTTTCGGCGTGGAAGATGTTGCCTTCCACAAAATGGTCATCCGCGTACTTAATTGAATCTTTCATTTCAAAACCCAGACGGGCGGCGCAGCAAAGGCCGGCCAAAAACAGGTGCAGATTGGCGGAACCGTCGGCCGAGCGGAATTCCACAGTCTGGCTTGATTCGACCGCGTTGATTTCCCGCGCCGAGCCGGGGTTGGCGTCCTTTATCATGCCCGCGGCCTTCTGCCAGCCGAGGGGAACGCGCACCAAAGCCGAGCGGTTGCGGTAACCCCAGCAAACGCTTATCGGCGCTTCCTGATGCGGCACCAGCCGGAAATAGGACGTGGGCACGGTATTGCCGAAAGCCGTAAGCGACCGGGCGAGCTTTAGATACCCGGCGATGGCTTTTTTGGCTTCAGGCGAAAGGCCGCTGCCTGAAAGCATGGCGTTTTTGCCGTTTTTAAGCAGGCAGGTATGGAAGTGCAGGCCAGAGCCGGCGTGGCCTATGGATATTTTCGGGGCGAAGGTGACGGCAACGCCGTATTTGCGGCCTATGCCGGAAACTATCCATTTGGCCACGGCAAGCTGGTCGGCCGCCGAGGAACAGTCCACCGGCAAAAACTCTATTTCCTGCTGCGTCATTTCCGCGTCTTCAGTGCGGATAAAGCCCACCTCGGCGTGGCCGTATTTTATCCTTCCTCCGGCTTCGGCTATGGCGTTCATGGCTTCGCAGCGAAGGCTCTCCCATTTGGAGAACGGGAAAGCTTCGTGATAGCCCTTCTGGGCGCCGGTAGGGTAAAGCGGGTCTTTGGGGGAAATCACATAGTATTCAAGCTCCCCCAAAGCGTGAAAGTCAAAGCCGGTTTTTTTATTAAACTCGCCGCGGGCGCGTTTTAAAACATTTTCGGGAGCACTGGCAAAGGGTGTACCGTCCGGGTTGTAAAAAGAGCACAGCACGTCCACCGCAGGCACTTCAGAAAAAGGGTTCACAAAAGCCGTGCGGTAACGCGGCAGCACATAAAGGTCGCTTGAGGAGGCGTCTATATTTTTAAACAGACTTGAGCCGTCCACCCGCTCGCCGGCTGAAAGCACGCGGTCCAGATATTTTTCGTCATTAATTACGAAGTTAAGCGTTTTCAGGCGGTTGTCGCCGGCCACATACCGGAAATTCAGCATGCGCACGCCGTTCTCGCGGATGTAGCGCATAAGGTCCTTCTTCGTGAAAAGGGCGGGCTCTTTATTAAGGTAAGAAGCTATCCTGTTCTGCATTATTCTCTTGGCGGGCATAAAACACCTCACAGTTTTCGAATGAAATTTATAAAATGATAACAAATTTTTAATTGCCTTTGGACGCTACCGAGCACGTTAACACAGTCGGGGTCCTGGCGGCGAATTTGTCTGAGGGGGTCGGGTCCTCCAGTGCGTCGGCCCTTATCCTCGGCCTCCCCTGACTGCAAGCCCAAGTCGGCCTCCGGAAAACCCCCTCAGACAAACCCGCCACCACCCCTTCGATTTTCATGTTTCTTTGGCGTATTTTCCGGCGCTTCTTTAAATTATTGGTAATAGCCCCGCCCTTTTCACGATACATCACACTAACCCACCCGGTGGTCGCAGCCAGCTCAAGGTAAAGTGTTATAATTTAAAAAGGGATTTTTGTTTGGGATAAACATGGCAAAACATTTGCAGTCAGTAAAATTTACGGCTACAGGGATCTTTAACGGGCTGAAAAGTTTTAGCGAACTTGAGGCCAGGATTTCCGCTCTGCCATCTGAAAAAGAGCGGGGGGATGCTTTTGAAGTTTTTGCCGAGGCTTACCTTGCCACGCAGCCTATATGCCAGGCAAAAGAAGTCTGGCCACAGACCAGCGCTCCCAGCACTTTGTTAAAAAAACTTGGCCTGCCGGTTTCCCACGACATGGGGACGGATGGGCTTGTTGAACTGAAAGACGGTCGCGTAGCTTCATACCAGGCTAAATTTTATACCGGCCGCCCAAGCCTTAACTGGAGTTTGCTTTCCACCTTTTTTGCCATTTCCGATCGGGTTTCGCACACAATAATTTTTACAAATTCCAATAGCTTTGCTTCCACCATAGAGCAAAGGCAAAACTTTAGCGCTATCCGGGGAATGGATCTAGATCGGCTTGCTCCTGCCGACTTTTCGGTTATTGAAGACTGGCTGAAAGGCGAGCCGGTAGTCAGAAAAAAACTAAAACCGCTCCCGCATCAGGAGAAGGCATTAAGTGATTTGCTGCCGGCTTTGGAATCCTCAAACAGGGCCACTGTAATAATGGCCTGCGGCACGGGCAAAACCCTTCTATCGCTGTGGGCGGCTGAATGCGAAAAATGTTTTAGTGCTGGTGCCTTCGCTCGCGCTTATACAGCAAACCCTGCACCGCTGGCTTGCCGCCACCGACTGGGATAACCTGGTTTACCTTTGTGTCTGCTCCGACCCCACCGTAACTGCCGGCGAAGATGAACTGGTCGTGAAAAAATCAGATCTTGATTTTGAGGTAACAACCACTCCCGCGGATGTTAAACGTTTTCTTGAAACAGAGTTTGCCGGGGTAAAAGTTGTTTTCTCAACATATATGTCCGCCAGCGTAGTGGGCGAGGCGGTTAAAGGGCGGGACATCTTTGACCTGGGAATATTTGACGAGGCGCATAAAACCACCGGCAGAGAAGGAAAGACATCCGCTTTTGCCCTCTCCGATAACAATCTCCCGCTAAAAAAACGCGTCTTCATGACCGCCACTCCCAGGCATTACAATGTTTTGAAGCGGGATAAAGAAGGCGACGCAAAACTGGTGTATTCAATGGATGTCCCGGAGTCTTATGGCTCCGTAGTCCATAAACTCCCTTTTGCCAAGGCGGCCCGGGCTGGAATTATATGCCGCTACAAAGTGGTAATTTCAGTTGTAACTTCCGAGATGGTTAGGCAGGAATTTTTAAGGCGGGGCAAAGTTCTTGTGGCGGGCGATGAAATCCACGCCCAGCAGGTAGCAAACCAACTGGCACTCGCCGCCGCAGTAGAAAAGCACGGTGTCGGGAAAATAATAACCTTTCATAAAAACATCAAATCCGCGCAGTCCTTCACCGCCGAAGGTTCGGAAGGCATAGCTAACCATCTTAAGGGTTTTTCCGTCTTTCATGTAAACGGCTCAATGCCGTCCGCGGAACGAGAAAAGCTGATGGGGGAATTTAAAAACTCCAATCACGGCCTTGTCTCCAACGCCAAATGCCTGACCGAGGGCGTAGATGTCCCGGCGGTGGATATGGTCGCTTTCTTAAGTCCAAAGCGCAGCACGGTAGACATAGTGCAGGCAACGGGCCGCGCCATGCGTAAAGCCCCCAAGAAAGAATTCGGCTATATTCTGGTCCCGCTATACCTTGAAATCAAAAAAAGCGAAACCATAGAAGAAGCCGTTCGCCGAGGCAAATTTGAAGAAGTCTGGGATGTCCTCGCCGCCCTCCAAGAGCAAGACGAAGTCCTGGCCGACATCATCCGGGAAATGCGCCAAGAGAAAGGCCGCACCAAAGGTTACAGGCCTGACCTTCCAGACCCCATTGAAATACTCGGGCCAAACATTTTACTAGAAGATTTAAAAAAATCAATAACAGTTTCTTGTCTTGAAAAACTTGGTGATACTTGGGACGAACGCTTCGGCGAACTTGGTGCTTTTAAAAACCGCTTAGGACATTGTAATGTACCAAGTATATACCCTGAGAATCCCAGATTGGGGATATGGGTTGCGAATCAGCGACATCGCAGAGGAAATTTATCCAAGGAAAATTTGCGGCGTCTAGATGAAATTGGTTTTGATTGGAGCCCGTTTTCATCCGCTTGGGAAGAAGGCTTCCGCTTACTTCAAGAATATAAATGCAAACATGGTGATTGTCGTGTTCGCATTAGCAAGAATGAAAATTCCGTGTTGGCACGTTGGGTCAGAAAACAGCGTAGTCTAAGAGGAAAACCCCCCAAGGAATACATCCGGCGGCTAAAGGAGATTGGTTTTGAGTGGGACCCTTTTACCGCAGCTTGGGAGAATGAGTTCGAGTCCCTCAAAAAATATAAAACCAAATATGGTAACTGCCGTGTCCCATTTGAATGGCCGAAAAATTCAAAATTAGCGTCATGGGTCAGCACTCAACGTAAAATTATGGGTAAGCTTTCCAAGGAGCAAATTAATCGCCTTAACGAAATCGGTTTTGAATGGGACCCTCTATCTTCGGTATGGGAAGAAAATTTTAAACTTCTTAAAAACTATAAGGCTCAACACGGGAACTGTAATGTCCCCGCAAGGTGGTCGGAGAATCCAAAATTGGGGGCGTGGGTTAGTACTCAAAGGATTTTTTATAAACAGGGGAAGATGTCGCAAGAACACATGCCAAGATTAAAGGCAATTGGTTTTGTTTGGGATGCCAAAGCCTCACAATGACAAGGGGAATTCATGAACGACGAGGAAGCTAAAAGTTTCCGCACAAGTGATGCCGGTTTCGCTAAAGACTATCTGGAAGGTGATATTGTGTTAAAGCGAGTTCATTCATGGAATGAATTCAGACAACAAATTATAAAGCTCAATGACTTTTATACTTTTTTGAATTCCAAAACCGGTTTAGACCAAGAAGCGTACGAACCGATATTTCGTGGCCATGCGAATGCTAAGTGGAGACTTGAAAGCACACTTGAGCGGGAGTCGCCAAAGAACTTTAGTATCACTGGATACTACCTATTGCTCCTTAAGATTCATGAACAATTGAAGAGTTGTGGCTTGAAAAATGTCCCCTATTTTTTAAAAGACCATGCTGAACTTGAAAAAATAAAAGATGCGCAATTTCTCCCACACGCTGAATTCCTAACGTTTGTGCGGCATTTCGGTTTCCCTTCTCCGCTTGTAGACTGGTCGTGTTCCCCCTATATAGCATCTTTTTTTGCCTTTAATTGCGCTGAGGAAAACGAAGATGTTTCAATTTATTCGCTTTTTCAAAAACAATTGCAATCATTACCATCAAATCCCGCTGCCCCATCCCAATCAATGAGTATTGATTTCATTGGTGAATATTTAGCCTCTCATAAAAGGCATTTCCTTCAACAAAGCAATTATACTGTGTGTCTTACCAAAGAATATCCTGGAAAGATTCAGGATTTCTGCTCCCACAAGGAATGCATCTCTGCATTCTCTGATGAAATATTTCCTCAGGCGATAATTTTCAAATTTATTTTACCAGGAAGCGAGAAAAAAGTGGCCCTTAAAGAGTTGGACAAAATGAATATAAATAAATATTCATTGTTTGGGGACGAAGAGAGTCTCCTTAATACTTTATTTAATCGCGAGGCATTGTTCAAGAATTAGGGGCACAACAGAATTCGGTGACATAATATTTAATTCCCAGTTACTACCAAAAGGAAAAGGCAGCAGGAGCCTTTTTAAACTCAATATTTCCTATCTTTGACTTATGACTGAAAACCCGCAAGAAATGATCGCCGTTATAAAGACTGGAACGCCGGCCGAGGTCAAACAGGCCCAAAAGGAATTTGAGAAATATTGGGACGGACTCAATGTAAAAAGGTAGCGTCTACCTTTTTACATACCTTTTTACAACCAACCGTTCCCACTCAACGCATATTAAGGATATTTGTTTACCACCGGGCGGGTAAATATGGATGTACCGATGTTGCGGGCGGGTAAATATTGTTTTAAGGGGGCGCCGGCGGATTTTCTGCGCGCTCCTTTTAGGGTTTTAAGCCCGCGGTCTGGAGCGAATTCCTCCGGAACGGCGAGGATGTTTGAGGCAAAAAACTTTGTTTTTTTGCCGAGTTCCGGAGCCGGCGGAAGACCCCGGGATTCTTCCCCATAAAACCCGGTCTTGGCCGTCTGAGGGACACCGTCCTTGATACGGCACCTACGCAAGTATTGGAGCGCGCAGGAAACCCGTCGGCGACCACAGTTTTGCTGTCCTGCTGCTCTTCTTTCATGAACACAGCATAAAAATCACAAAAAACGACTTTTCCAACACGACACGCCTTTGTCGGGGTGGTCTGCTATGCTATTTACAGAAACGGAGGATATATGTCCAAAGAAATCATTCTGCAGGAGGCGCTCGCGTTAAAAATTCTCTTGGTCCGGGGGTGCAAGGTTATATTTGACGCGACCCTGGCAGAAATATACGGCATCACGACAAAAAGATTAAATGAGCAGGTTCGGCGCAACATAGAAAGATTCCCCGGGGATTTCATGTTTCGTTTGACTAGGAATGAAACTCAAGCTTTGAGGTCGCATTTTGCGGCCTCAAAAGGCAGGGGCGGGCGCCGCTATCTGCCATATGTCTTTACCGAGTACGGGGCGATACAGGCCGCCAATGTAGTTAATTCCAAAACAGCCATACAAGCGGGCATATCAGTTGTCCGCGCATTCGCAAGGCTGCGGGAAATGGTTTCAGCGCATAAAGAGCTTGCTGCCAAACTGGCGGAGCTGGAGCGCAGGTTGTCCGGGCATGACGCTGAAATAAAAGCCATTGTGGATATAATTCGCCAACTAATGAACGGCATGAACCAGCCTCAGAACGATGAAGGCACATGCCCAAAAAAGCTAATCGGTTTTAAGCCATAATAATGCGGTATAAGTAAATTCGTGATGGATGGGCCGGCCCTTGATTTTACCGGGGTCTTTTTGTTTAGTATAGTTGAAATGTATTTGGAAACAAACAGAATAAAAATATTACTATTCAGCCTATGACAACGGACGGCGTTATTTCAGCATCCCCGAAAATCGAGTGGGCGGATGCGTGGGGCGGGATGGCGGCAATGCTGGTGGCGCTGCCCTCCGCCATCGCATTCGGCGTGGCGGTGTATGCCCCGCTCGGGCCCGGGTTTGCCGGCGCGGGCGCGCTTACGGGAATTATCGGGACCGTGGCCATGGGGCTGCTGGCACCTGCGCTGGGCGGCGCTCCGCGCCTGATTTCCGCTCCCTGCGCGCCGGCGGCGGCTGTTATGGCGGCGCTGTGCGTCCGGCTGATGGATAGCGGCGCATCGGCTGAACTCATTATCGTCTCACTTGCCGTGGTCGGACTGTTTTCAGGCGTCCTGCAAGCGGTTTATGGCGCTCTCGGCGGCGGACGCCTTATCAAATACATTCCTTATCCCGTGGTGACGGGATATATGAGCGGTGTCGGTTTACTGATAATATTGAAGCAGATCGGTCCTTTTCTCGGACTTGCGAAGGGCGCCGCCCCGCTTGCGGGCCTGTTTTCCCCCGAAGCATGGCAATGGCCCGCGGTTTGCGTGGCTCTTTTCACCGCCGTGGCGATGATGGCGGCTCCGCGTCTGACAAAACGGATTCCGGCGGCCATAATAGGCCTGGCGGCGGGGATCGGTGCGCACCTTGCGGCGGGGCTGGTCCGGCCTCAACTGTTGGCGCTGACCGACAACCCGCTGATTATCGGCGCCATCTCCACCGATCCGGGCGTTATTTTTAAAGGCATTGTTTCTAATTTCAGCGCATTGCATTTTATGAATGCTCATGAGATATACATGCTTGTCGGCCCGGCGCTGACACTGTCGATTCTTCTTTCTATCGATACGCTCAAAACCTGCGTGGTTACCGATTCCATTGTCCGCTCCCGCCACAATTCCAACAGGGAACTGACGGGGCAGGGCGCGGGAAACATCGCCTCAGCTCTGCTCGGCGGCATGCCTGGCGCAGGCACCATGGGGGCCACTATGGTAAGCCTGGCAAGCGGCGGCAAAACCCGCCGCGCGGGCTTGTTTGAAGGCGCGTTCGCCCTTATAGCGGCGCTTGCGCTGGGCAGCGCCATCGGGCATATTCCGCTTGCGGCGCTGGCGGGAATATTGACGGTGGTCGGAGCGCGCATGGTAGACCGCTCCAGCGTGCGGCTGGCGCTGCGGGGCAGCACCATGCTGGATTTCGCCGTTATCGTCTCGGTAGCCGGCACGGCGCTTGCGGTGGACCTTATCGCGGCCGCCGGCGTGGGAATAGCCCTCTCCATTCTGCTTTTTATCCGCGAGCAGATGCGCAGCAGCGTGGTCCGGCGAAAAGCTACGGGCGCGGAAATCTCCTCGACACAAAAGCGCCTGCCGGGGGAGCGCGCGGCGCTGGCCGAGCGGGGCGCCGAAACGCTTGTAGTCGAGCTCCAAGGCAGCCTGTTTTTCGGCACCACCGACCAGCTCTTTTCGGAGATAGAAAGCGACATGCGTTCCTGCCGGCGACTCATTCTGGACATGCGCCGCGTGACCTCGGTGGATTTCACAGCCGTGCACATGCTTGAGCAGGTGGGCGCAATGCTGGAAGAGCGCGGCGGCTCGCTTGTTTTTTCTCATCTGCCGCCGAGTTTGCCCACCGGGCAGGACCTGCGCGCATATTTCGAACATCTGGGGCTGACGCACCAAGAAGGGGGCGGGCGCGTCTTTGAAACACTTCATGACGCGCTTGAGTGGGCGGAAGACTGCGCTTTAGAAGAGGCGGGCCTTGAACTCCCGGCCGCCGGGAAATTGCTGGATCTTTCCCAGATAGATTTTTTGCGGGAAATAGACCCCGCCTCTTTGGAGGGGCTGCGTGCGGCCTTCGCGGAACGCCGCGTGGAGGCCGGTAAACCGATATTCCTCCGTAAGGGCCAAAGTGACGAGCTTTTCCTGATCCGCCGCGGGCGTGTGCGCATAGTATTGCCGCTGAAAGATACGCATCGCCAGCATCATCTTGCCGTCTTCGGACCGGGAGATTTCTTCGGGGAAGCGGGTTTTTTGGCCCGTATGCCGCGTACAGCCGACGCCATCGCCCTGAGCGACACGGACCTTTACGTCATAAGCCGGGACACTTTTGACGCGATATCCCGCCGGGATCCCGCCGTCAGCGCGGCGTTCTTTCAGCGCCTTGCAAGCGTTGAGGCGCTGCGTTTGCGGGACGCCGACCGCGAACTGCGCCGCCTTCAGGACAGCTGACCCGAAAATTGCGGTTGAATTCGTCCGCCTTAGACGGATGTCCATAGCAATTTTAGGAAGGATGAAAGATGAGGGATGAGGCACAAAGCACATCAAAAGCAAGGATTGTTTTTTACCCCTCAACCCTCATCCTTAATCCCTCAGCCTTCCCGGAAAATTCCTGAATTTTCCGAATGTTTGACTTTTCCGGCCCACAATTAATATAATAGTCAAAAGAACAAAAACTAAACCAAAGAGAGTGAAAAAATGCCATTAACCAAGACAAAAACCAAAGAAATTGTGGACAAATTCTCCAAAAAGCCCAATGATACCGGGGCAATTTCAGTGCAGATAGCCCTTCTCACCGAAAGAATTCAGTATCTTTCAAAGCATATCACCGCAAATCCGAAGGATCATTCCTCCGCGCGCGGTCTTTCCTTGCTGGTAGTCCAAAGAAAAAACTCGCTCAGCTACCTGAACAAACACAACAGGGAAGAATACAAAAACCTCATTAAACAATTAGGTTTAAGGAAATAATAATGACCAATAATAACTTAACCCGCCTTGAAGTAAAGGTGGGAGACGATGTAATTTCATTTGAAACCGGGCTGCTAGCAAAACAGGCCGGCGGCGCCGTGCTGGTGCGCCTGGGCGACAACGTGGTGCTTTCAACCTGCGTGCAGGCGAAAAAGCCCAAAGACAATCCGCCTGAATTCGTACCGCTCAGCTGCGACTATAAGGAAAAGACCTACGCCGCGGGCAAAATACCCGGCGGCTTCTTCAAGCGGGAAGGGAAAGCCCGCGAGAAAGAGGTGCTGGGCTCGCGTCTTACCGACCGCTCGGTACGCCCGCTGTTCCCCAAATATTTCAACACCGAAACGCAGGTGGTTTCCTCCGTGGTTTCAAGCGACTGCGCCAAAGACGCCGACGTGCTCTCTATAAACGGCGCTTCGGCCGCGCTTATGATCTCGGATATTCCCTTCAACGGCCCCGTGGCCGCGGTGCGGATAGGCAAATTTGAAGGCAAATTTGTGCTTAATCCCACCTTTGAACAGCGGGAAACGATTGATATGGAGCTGGTTATTTCAGGCACCCTGAAAGGCATACTGATGGTTGAAGGCGGGGGAAAAGAAATCCCCAACGAAGAACTAATAACCGCCATGGAAACCGCCAAGCCGGAAATTGAAAAGCTCTGCAAACTCCAGGTTGAGCTTCAGAAAAAATGCGGCAAGGCCAAAACCGAAGTCCCGGCCCCGGTAATAAGGCCGGAAATTAAAGCCGCCGTTGAACAAAAAGGCCGTCCCGCCATAGAAAAACTGCTTAATACGCACCCCACCAAGGAAGTTCTTGAAGCCACCATGAGCGAAGTGAAAGACGCCCTGGTGAAGGAAATGACGGAGAAGTACCCCGAAG harbors:
- a CDS encoding TlpA family protein disulfide reductase, with protein sequence MKNVKLFSFLILAAAVAGFACKKKEAPAPDAQKSPEAAITATVKADKIDPGYIRKAHYFKLPAANGGEIDLAAYAGKTVMVMFFTESCPYCRKAAPFLEKVYKTYSSKGLNIIGICIQENADAPKAFAHDLGLTFPLAYKGGPIYRKYEAQGVPFIYLLDKSHEVYEVWQGYSPEYDAEIIKNVERALK
- a CDS encoding glutamine synthetase family protein, which gives rise to MPAKRIMQNRIASYLNKEPALFTKKDLMRYIRENGVRMLNFRYVAGDNRLKTLNFVINDEKYLDRVLSAGERVDGSSLFKNIDASSSDLYVLPRYRTAFVNPFSEVPAVDVLCSFYNPDGTPFASAPENVLKRARGEFNKKTGFDFHALGELEYYVISPKDPLYPTGAQKGYHEAFPFSKWESLRCEAMNAIAEAGGRIKYGHAEVGFIRTEDAEMTQQEIEFLPVDCSSAADQLAVAKWIVSGIGRKYGVAVTFAPKISIGHAGSGLHFHTCLLKNGKNAMLSGSGLSPEAKKAIAGYLKLARSLTAFGNTVPTSYFRLVPHQEAPISVCWGYRNRSALVRVPLGWQKAAGMIKDANPGSAREINAVESSQTVEFRSADGSANLHLFLAGLCCAARLGFEMKDSIKYADDHFVEGNIFHAENKNLHERFPKLPASCRESAQELEKDRQTYEALGVFPPAVIDGVIKGLKGYDDRNLSERLYGKEEEIKKLVAEYLYC
- a CDS encoding DEAD/DEAH box helicase family protein — protein: MAKHLQSVKFTATGIFNGLKSFSELEARISALPSEKERGDAFEVFAEAYLATQPICQAKEVWPQTSAPSTLLKKLGLPVSHDMGTDGLVELKDGRVASYQAKFYTGRPSLNWSLLSTFFAISDRVSHTIIFTNSNSFASTIEQRQNFSAIRGMDLDRLAPADFSVIEDWLKGEPVVRKKLKPLPHQEKALSDLLPALESSNRATVIMACGTGKTLLSLWAAECEKCFSAGAFARAYTANPAPLACRHRLG
- a CDS encoding Helicase associated domain protein, with the protein product MLVPSLALIQQTLHRWLAATDWDNLVYLCVCSDPTVTAGEDELVVKKSDLDFEVTTTPADVKRFLETEFAGVKVVFSTYMSASVVGEAVKGRDIFDLGIFDEAHKTTGREGKTSAFALSDNNLPLKKRVFMTATPRHYNVLKRDKEGDAKLVYSMDVPESYGSVVHKLPFAKAARAGIICRYKVVISVVTSEMVRQEFLRRGKVLVAGDEIHAQQVANQLALAAAVEKHGVGKIITFHKNIKSAQSFTAEGSEGIANHLKGFSVFHVNGSMPSAEREKLMGEFKNSNHGLVSNAKCLTEGVDVPAVDMVAFLSPKRSTVDIVQATGRAMRKAPKKEFGYILVPLYLEIKKSETIEEAVRRGKFEEVWDVLAALQEQDEVLADIIREMRQEKGRTKGYRPDLPDPIEILGPNILLEDLKKSITVSCLEKLGDTWDERFGELGAFKNRLGHCNVPSIYPENPRLGIWVANQRHRRGNLSKENLRRLDEIGFDWSPFSSAWEEGFRLLQEYKCKHGDCRVRISKNENSVLARWVRKQRSLRGKPPKEYIRRLKEIGFEWDPFTAAWENEFESLKKYKTKYGNCRVPFEWPKNSKLASWVSTQRKIMGKLSKEQINRLNEIGFEWDPLSSVWEENFKLLKNYKAQHGNCNVPARWSENPKLGAWVSTQRIFYKQGKMSQEHMPRLKAIGFVWDAKASQ
- a CDS encoding FRG domain-containing protein produces the protein MNDEEAKSFRTSDAGFAKDYLEGDIVLKRVHSWNEFRQQIIKLNDFYTFLNSKTGLDQEAYEPIFRGHANAKWRLESTLERESPKNFSITGYYLLLLKIHEQLKSCGLKNVPYFLKDHAELEKIKDAQFLPHAEFLTFVRHFGFPSPLVDWSCSPYIASFFAFNCAEENEDVSIYSLFQKQLQSLPSNPAAPSQSMSIDFIGEYLASHKRHFLQQSNYTVCLTKEYPGKIQDFCSHKECISAFSDEIFPQAIIFKFILPGSEKKVALKELDKMNINKYSLFGDEESLLNTLFNREALFKN
- a CDS encoding ORF6N domain-containing protein, with amino-acid sequence MSKEIILQEALALKILLVRGCKVIFDATLAEIYGITTKRLNEQVRRNIERFPGDFMFRLTRNETQALRSHFAASKGRGGRRYLPYVFTEYGAIQAANVVNSKTAIQAGISVVRAFARLREMVSAHKELAAKLAELERRLSGHDAEIKAIVDIIRQLMNGMNQPQNDEGTCPKKLIGFKP